The following nucleotide sequence is from Drosophila simulans strain w501 chromosome 3L, Prin_Dsim_3.1, whole genome shotgun sequence.
CTAATATGGACTGTGAGAATTCATGTGGAAGCTAGGATTGCAAGCAGAAActgttgcatatttatgggcTTAACATATAATGTACAGAAAATCATGTAGAAAGCATACGATCCACACGTAAAATGACTTtaaattacacaaatattaaaaaaataaaatatatttatgatacGGAGCTTTTAAAGGCGAAACtaccaaaaacattttatcCGTAATTTTTCAGTcaaattttagttatttttgtctaaattttgtatacatttttggCCGTCACCTGGCATCATtgactaaaaaattaaaaaaaaaggatgaCCATGGAACTACTTGCGCTGCACAATCTTCAGAAGGTTGAACAGCTCACCACCTTCGATCTGAAGTATTTCTTTATCATCTACGCCATCGTCGTCCTGATGATCCTGGGTGTTCCACTGGCCTTCCTACTTCAAAGCAAGGGCTCGCCGAACGAGAGGGATCGTTTTCAATTGGAAGCCAATCGAACGCGCGGGGATCCAGTGAGGAGAGAAGTCCGGCGACGAATCCGGGATTCGAGTGCCTAATAAGCTTTTGATATTGATGTTGATATTCATGGAAATACATTGAATGCGGCGCAGCAGCGGTCTGTTTGTAGTTTTCCTAGTCTCAAAACCCCAACCCCAAAGTGTCTGGCCCGCTTGTGGCACACTCCATAAACGTTAAGCCCCCTTTCAAAATGCACATAAACGAACCCGAGAAATCTAAtgtaaaatcaataataattacGCCGAGTAGGCCATCGGCGGTTGGGTCACGTCAACCGATTTGGACACTTGTTGCATACGCAAACAGGAGGAAGTCCGGTGCAGTTTTGGCTCGCGAGCGTCAGCTGAGATACAAGATACGAGCTACGATGTGCGAGATACTCAGATATGCAggcagatacacagatacttTCTGGGCTGGTCAAACAGACGGGCA
It contains:
- the LOC27207296 gene encoding uncharacterized protein LOC27207296, which gives rise to MTMELLALHNLQKVEQLTTFDLKYFFIIYAIVVLMILGVPLAFLLQSKGSPNERDRFQLEANRTRGDPVRREVRRRIRDSSA